The sequence below is a genomic window from Bradyrhizobium septentrionale.
GCGCCCATCGCCATGCAGGCCGCCATCTGGCTGCCGGTCATGATGCCGCCGGCGGCGAGCACCGGCACGTCGCGGATCCTCCGGACCGCCTTGATCACCTCGGGCACCAGCACCATGGTCGAGACCTCGCCGCAATGGCCGCCGGCCTCGGTGCCCTGCGCGACCAGGATGTCGACGCCGGCCGCGACCTGGCGCAGCGCGTGCTCCTTGGAGCCGACCAATGCCGCCACCGGCACGCCGTGCTTGCGGCCCATCTCGATCATCGCCCTGGGCGGCACGCCGAGCGCGTTCGCAATCAGCCTGATCGGATGCCGGAACGAAACCTCAAGCAGCTGCAGCGCGGTCTCGGCATCGAACGGCTGCGGCTGGTTGTCGGCGACATTCCGGCTGGTCAGCTCGATGTCGTACTTCTTCAGCAGGTTGCGGGTGAAGTCGCGGTGCTCCTGCGAGACGCGCGCCTCCAGGCTCTTCCAGGTGACGTTCTTCTCACCCGCGGTCGAGATGTTTTCCGGGATCAGCACGTCGATGCCATAGGGCTTGCCGTCGACATGCGCGTCGATCCACTTCAGCTCCTGCTCCAACGTGTCCGGCGTGTGCGCGGTCGCGCCGAACACGCCAAAGCCGCCGGCGCGGCTGACCGCCGCCACCACGTCGCGGCAATGGCTGAAAGCGAGCAGGGGGAAATCGATTCCCAGCATGTCGCAGATCGGTGATTTCATGGAGCGGTTCTCCCGGCAGCCGTTTTTTGTGCTTGTTGGCATCAGGCTTCCGCGACGCTAGCGCATCATGGATGGCTAAGCCAAGCCGGTTTCGGCTACGGCGATCTTGCGTGCAAGCGCTGCTCTGGCTGCATCCCTCGCGGCGCATTCCGCAAGGTAGAAAATGCGGGAGAACGGGGTGGGCAAAGCCAACTGTGCCCACCATCTAGTGCGGACATGCACGGCGATCGCCGCGCCACCTTGGAAAAACGTAAATCGGGAGCCAATGACGTGACTGACACCTCTGCCTACGAGCCGCCGAAAGTCTGGACCTGGAACAAGGAGAGCGGCGGACGTTTCGCCAGCATCAACCGGCCGATCGCCGGCCCGACCCATGACAAGGAACTGCCGGTCGGCCGTCATCCGCTGCAACTCTACTCGCTGGCGACGCCGAACGGCGTGAAGGTCACGGTGATGCTGGAAGAGCTGCTCGCCGCGGGCCACAGGGGCGCGGAATACGATGCCTGGCTGATCAAGATCGACGGCAACCAGTTCGGCAGCGGCTTTGTCGCGGTCAATCCGAATTCGAAGATCCCGGCGCTGATGGACCGCAGCGGATCGGAGCCGATCCGAGTGTTCGAGTCCGGCTCGATCCTGGTTTATCTGGCGGAAAAATTCGGCGCGTTCCTGCCGACCGACGCCAAGACGCGCGCCGAAACCTTCTCCTGGCTGTTCTGGCAGATGGGCGCCGCGCCCTATCTCGGCGGCGGCTTCGGGCATTTCTATGCCTACGCTCCGACCAAGATCGAATACGCCATCGATCGCTTTGCGATGGAGGTGAAGCGTCAGCTCGACGTGCTCGACCGCCGTCTCGCCGACAACGAATATCTCGCGGGCGACGTCTACACCATCGCCGACATGGCGGTGTGGCCGTGGTACGGCGGCCTTGCCAAGGGCCTGCTTTACGGTGGCGGCGAATTCCTCTCGGTACAGGACTACAAGAACGTGCAGCGCTGGACCGATGCGATCGCGGCGAGGCCTGCGGTCAAGCGCGGCCGCATGGTCAACCGCACCTGGGGCGAGCCGTCGAGCCAGCTCCACGAGCGGCATGACGCCAGCGATTTCGAGACCAGGACGCAGGACAAGATCGGCGAGCAGGCGGCGTCGTAATCCTGCCGACGTGCTTTGGTCCTTCCGCGAAACTCGTCATGGCCGGGACAAGGCCGGGCATGACAAAATGAAGCGCTCCGCTAACCCGCCCTACGCATCCGCGCATCATCCAAGCAGATCGTCGTACTCCGGATGCTTCTTCATAAAACCCTGGATGAATTCGCACTTCACCACGAGCTTGCGGCCCTGCGTGCGCACCGCGTCCAGCGTGGCGCGGGCGAGCTTTGAGCCGATGCCGCGGCCGCCGAGCTCCGGCGGCACCTCGGTATGGACCAGCGTGATCGCATCGGGCGTCTTGCGATAGACCACGAAGGCAATTGCGCCGTCGACGGCGAGTTCAAACCGGCTCTGGGCTTCGTTGTCCTGGAATGATTCACTCATTTTATCGTCCTCGGCTATTTCTTCTGCGCGCCCTCGGCCGCGGGAAACACCACGCGGTCGTCGGTGCGGCAATAACGATCGGCGAACATGCGGCCGATCGGGTGGTAGCGCTCCATGTGCACGCGCATCGCCTCGTGGTCCCACAATTCGTCGCGGATGTGGAAGTGGATGCCTTCGCCCATGATCAGCTGGCGGTCGCCGTTGACGTCGATCAGCTTCCAGGTCTTGCACTCCATCGCGAACGGCGCGTCGGCAAGCCGGGGCACCGCAATCTTGCTTGAGGGCGCGAGCTTGAGGCCGAGATAATCGGGTTCGCCGATCTCGGGCGGGAAGTCGCCGCTCGTCTCGTGCATCGCGCGCGCCAGCGGCTCGTCGGTGAGATTGACCACGAACTCACCTGTGCGCTGGATGTTGATGAAGGTGTCCTTCTCGCGGCCGTCGGGCCGGCGGTTGACCGCGAACATGCAGAGCGGCGGGTCTTCGCAGAACACGTTGAAGAACGAAAACGGCGCCGCATTGACCACGCCATCCGGCCCGATGCTGGTCACGCAGGCGATCGGCCGTGGCAGCACGAAGGACGTCAGCACCTTGTAGCGTTCGCGCTGGGTAAGGTCGCTTGGGGCGTATTCCATGTGGTCATTCCGGAGTGCGTAGGGCGGGCTAGTGAAGCGTAACCCGCCGCCGGCCCGCAAGAAAGCAAAAGGCGGGTTACGCTTGCGCTAACCCGCCCTACCAAACTTGCTTACCTCGTCCCGCGAAGAGTGGGGGGAGAGAAGAGCCTACGGCATGCTCAGCTCGTGGCGGCCGACCACCATCCAGTGCACCTCGTCCGGACCGTCGGCGAAGCGCAGATGGCGGACGTCCTGGTACATCTCGCCGAGCGGGCTCCATTGCGAAATGCCGGTGGCGCCGTGCATCTGGATCGCCTGGTCGATGATCTTGCAGGTGCGTTCCGGCACCATGGCCTTGACCATGCTGACCCAGATCCGCGCTTCCTTGTTGCCGAGCACGTCCATCGCCTTGGCAGCCTTGAGCACCATCAGCCGCATCGCTTCGATCTCGCAGCGCGCCTGCGCGATGATCTGCAAATTGCCGCCAAGATGGGCGATCTTCTTGCCGAAGGCTTCGCGGGTCAGGCCACGCGACACCATCAGGTCGAGCGCCTTCTCGGCCTTCCCGATGGTGCGCATGCAGTGATGGATGCGGCCCGGGCCGAGCCGGACCTGCGAGATCTCGAAGCCGCGGCCCTCGCCGAGCAGCATGTTCTCCTTCGGCACCCGGCAATTGTTGAAGCGCAGATGCATGTGGCCGCGCGGCGCGTGGTCGTGGCCGAACACATGCATCGGGCCCAGGATCTCGACGCCGGGGGTGTCGATCGGGACCAGGATCTGCGATTGCTGCTTGCTCGGCGCGGCGTCCGGATTAGTCTTCACCATCACGATCATGATCTTGCAGCGCGGATCGCCGGCGCCGGAGATGTAATACTTCTCGCCGTTGATCACCCACTCGTCGCCGACCAGCTTGGCGGTGGTCGAGATGTTCTTGGCGTCGGAGGAGGCGACATTCGGCTCGGTCATCGCGTAAGCCGAGCGGATTTCACCGGCGAGCAGCGGCTTCAGCCACTTCTCCTTCTGCTCCTTGGTGCCGACGCGCTCCAGCACTTCCATGTTGCCGGTGTCGGGCGCGGAGCAGTTCATGGTCTCCGACGCCAGCGGATTCTTCGCAAGCTCGACGGCGATATAGGCATAGTCGAGGTTCTTCAGGCCCTGGCCGGTCTCGTCATCGGGCAGGAAGAAGTTCCACAGCCCTTCCTCCTTGGCCTTGTCCTTGGCCTTCTGCAATACCGCGAGCTGCTCCGGCGTGAAGCTCCAACGGTCCTTCTTGCCCTCGGCGAGTCGCATGAACTCGACCGACATCGGATCGACGGTCTCACGGATGAACTTCTTGACGTGCTCGTAAAGCGGACGAACCTCGTCCGACATCCTGAGATCGTTGAGTTCTTCGCCAGGATTGAGATTGTAGGTCGTGGTTCGCGGGATATAGGCGTGTTTCATTCTTGGTCCTCCCATCAGCGAGATTTCGCGTTGCGGCCGACAATAGACTTAGGATTTGCGAAGCGCGAGCATGCTTTTCGGCGTGATCCCTGCCGCATCGCGGAATATCGCGACAGCGTTTAAAACGTTGTTTAAACGCCGTCGGTCTCAGAATCGAATTTGGCGACAGGCACTCAGACCATCCGGTGCATCGCGCAGATCTTGTTGCCGTCGAGATCGCGCAGATAGGCGAGGTAGAGCTTGACGCCAGAACCTTCCCTTACGCCGGGCGGGTTCTCGCAGGGCTTGCCGCCATTGGCGACGCCCGCCGCATGCCAGGCCTCGACCTGCTCCGGCGAATTGCAGGCAAAGCCGATCGTGCCTCCATTGGCGTGCGTCGCCGGTTCGCCGTTGATCGGTTTGGAAACCATGAAAATGCCGGCCTTCGTGAGGTACATAATGCGGTGACCGTCGACCCGGGCCGGCCGGACATCGAGCGTGGCCAGCAACGCGTCATAGAACGCCTTGGCCTTGTCCAGGTCGTTGGTGCCAACCATCACATGTGAAAACATCTGAAATATCCTCCCTGCTTGTTTTGGCGCGTTGTCTTGGCGCGCCGCAATGCCGCGCAATGTCCCGCACGCCGCGGCGTGCCGGTCAAACGCTAGCAGCAGATTTGCGGCGACGGAAGCGACCTCGAGGCGTGTAGTGGTGCTCTCTCCCTTCGTCATTCCGGGGCTCGCGAAGCGAGAGCCCGGAATCCATCGGGCCGGGCGTTTTGCTGATGAATGGATTCCGGGCTCGCGCCAAGAGGCGCCCCCCGGAACGACGAGGGGTGGAAGGCGCGCGCTCCTGCCACTGAGTTGCCCGACGACGCAAGCCCCCATCGCAAAAATATTTCGGTTTATCGTAATGGCAACTCAGTGTATGGTTTGCCCGTCTCACCCGATCGAGGGGCGCTTCGCGATCGTCACGAACGCGGTGTGGGATGCGGTGGACGCTGATAGCGCGACTGACGAGAGCGCATGAGGCGGACGGTGAAGTCGTGTGGTCCTGACGCCCTAGCGGCCGGTGTCTCCCCGCAAAACGCGAAAGCGTTTTTGCGGAGACGGTGACAAGCAAGCCTAGTCTCGCCGGGGAGAGCACGAAGTAAGCCGTAGCCCATCGCGCAGGGAAAGCCGGACTGCTCCGGTTACACCTGTGG
It includes:
- a CDS encoding flavin reductase family protein — protein: MEYAPSDLTQRERYKVLTSFVLPRPIACVTSIGPDGVVNAAPFSFFNVFCEDPPLCMFAVNRRPDGREKDTFINIQRTGEFVVNLTDEPLARAMHETSGDFPPEIGEPDYLGLKLAPSSKIAVPRLADAPFAMECKTWKLIDVNGDRQLIMGEGIHFHIRDELWDHEAMRVHMERYHPIGRMFADRYCRTDDRVVFPAAEGAQKK
- a CDS encoding VOC family protein, giving the protein MFSHVMVGTNDLDKAKAFYDALLATLDVRPARVDGHRIMYLTKAGIFMVSKPINGEPATHANGGTIGFACNSPEQVEAWHAAGVANGGKPCENPPGVREGSGVKLYLAYLRDLDGNKICAMHRMV
- a CDS encoding GNAT family N-acetyltransferase — protein: MSESFQDNEAQSRFELAVDGAIAFVVYRKTPDAITLVHTEVPPELGGRGIGSKLARATLDAVRTQGRKLVVKCEFIQGFMKKHPEYDDLLG
- the yghU gene encoding glutathione-dependent disulfide-bond oxidoreductase, with protein sequence MTDTSAYEPPKVWTWNKESGGRFASINRPIAGPTHDKELPVGRHPLQLYSLATPNGVKVTVMLEELLAAGHRGAEYDAWLIKIDGNQFGSGFVAVNPNSKIPALMDRSGSEPIRVFESGSILVYLAEKFGAFLPTDAKTRAETFSWLFWQMGAAPYLGGGFGHFYAYAPTKIEYAIDRFAMEVKRQLDVLDRRLADNEYLAGDVYTIADMAVWPWYGGLAKGLLYGGGEFLSVQDYKNVQRWTDAIAARPAVKRGRMVNRTWGEPSSQLHERHDASDFETRTQDKIGEQAAS
- a CDS encoding nitronate monooxygenase, producing the protein MKSPICDMLGIDFPLLAFSHCRDVVAAVSRAGGFGVFGATAHTPDTLEQELKWIDAHVDGKPYGIDVLIPENISTAGEKNVTWKSLEARVSQEHRDFTRNLLKKYDIELTSRNVADNQPQPFDAETALQLLEVSFRHPIRLIANALGVPPRAMIEMGRKHGVPVAALVGSKEHALRQVAAGVDILVAQGTEAGGHCGEVSTMVLVPEVIKAVRRIRDVPVLAAGGIMTGSQMAACMAMGAAGAWTGSVWLATVESETSEIFREKMIAASSRDAIRSKGRTGKPARQLRSVWTDAWDRSPDSPGALPMPLQSIISRDAFNAIDRSAAAGNEKARDLVTYFVGQGVGLIDSVKSAGAVVQEFKEDFVEAVEHMNALVAE
- a CDS encoding acyl-CoA dehydrogenase family protein; amino-acid sequence: MKHAYIPRTTTYNLNPGEELNDLRMSDEVRPLYEHVKKFIRETVDPMSVEFMRLAEGKKDRWSFTPEQLAVLQKAKDKAKEEGLWNFFLPDDETGQGLKNLDYAYIAVELAKNPLASETMNCSAPDTGNMEVLERVGTKEQKEKWLKPLLAGEIRSAYAMTEPNVASSDAKNISTTAKLVGDEWVINGEKYYISGAGDPRCKIMIVMVKTNPDAAPSKQQSQILVPIDTPGVEILGPMHVFGHDHAPRGHMHLRFNNCRVPKENMLLGEGRGFEISQVRLGPGRIHHCMRTIGKAEKALDLMVSRGLTREAFGKKIAHLGGNLQIIAQARCEIEAMRLMVLKAAKAMDVLGNKEARIWVSMVKAMVPERTCKIIDQAIQMHGATGISQWSPLGEMYQDVRHLRFADGPDEVHWMVVGRHELSMP